The genomic stretch ggaaaaagaacaaaaagaagcaGTCATTCGTAAGCCAACTCAAACAGTCAATAAAGCCGAGGAAACAAACACTATAAAGTATTACATACTTTAAAAAGATAAGCCTATAACTCTGCAGGCATTTGCAAATGAGTTTCAATGAATGATCCTTTTTCAGAGGTGCTTCTTCGTGAGGATGTTTCTCATAAACTGACAGACTCCTCACGCAACTACGGGTTGTAGTTGGACCATCCCCGCTGGACTCTGTATACTACGTAAAGTTGGAGGGTCCGAGGTGGATTGCGGGATGGCCAAGGCTGTCCAGAGGAGCACTGGGATAAAACCTTAATGCTTACAACAACAGGCCAAGGGCCAGGGACTGAGGAAAAGGGCCAGAGCAAATGGTCCTGGAAACGCAAAGAGCTCCAGGGTAACTTCATCCTTACTCATGAGGAGAGTGTGTGGTATCAAAAGTAGATCTGCTTGGCATGTGACGGATTCTGCTCCATGGGGCAGTACGGGCATTTCAACCTGGaaatgagacaaagagaggTGAGGAGGGAAAGAAGTTACAATGTGTGGTTTGTTAGTTTAACAGACGATATCTGTTGTTTCAGCCTATTAGCTATAAGTGCTTCATAATTTATTCAACAGCTATCCATTTTCTAAACCAACTTTATTGTCAGATCAACATAACTTGTGGTCTTCATTGGGGTCCACATGGCCACATGTTGAAACACATTGGTCTTATAATAaacttgttgtgtgtgtgtgtgtgtgtgtgtgtgtgtgtatatatatatatatatatatacacacacacacacacacacacacacacacacacacacatatatatatataaaaatacatagatatactatataattaatatatatcaatcctaatgttatgttaatgttattttgtttcattgactcTTGGTGCTTTAGCaatattgttgttgtgacattcatgccaataaagtaaatttgaattttaaattttaaatctgaatttgagagacaggaagagagagagacagacagagagagacattttgAATCAGACACCCTGTGTCTATTAGCATTGGAACTTCATGCCATAGTCCAACACGTGACAGTCTCAGTCTctcctaaacagagaaatgtctggctgctgagtctgtCCTGAATTGTGCTCAGCACCCCGCCCTCCCCCCAGatttcaaaaccacaaatcacacaaatgacccaattttgattaaaaacagcGATTTTCACTGAAAGGTGAAAAGTTTACATCCCTGTGCATGGCTGACTTACTTCCCAGCGTTGGTCAGTTTGTTGAGGGCGTCTCTGGAGATGACGTGGCCACAGATGAGCTTCATGGGAGGGTTGCTCTCTGAGGTTTGCTGCCGCAGGATCGGGCAGGCGAACACAGAGTGGTACCAGCACTTCTTGCCCAGGTCAATTTCAATCTATAAATAAAAGACGGGATGTGAATCAACTGAAAGgtgagagagaatgaagaaaaaaaaaagatcaatgcATTTGGAGAATTTAAAGACTAAAGAGACTCACAGGCAGCTCGTCCTTGTGCGTCCAGACTCCACTGCACTGTCTCTGCTCTATCACCTGCTTGATGTTCATCAACACAGGCAAAGCCATACAGCCTGATGCAAAGCtggggaaaaacacaaacataagacaacagaaaaaaaattaaaatgatcaaaaatatttttagcaCTGAACTTAAGtataaatgtaaagattttAAAGGAAGTCGGACATGAGGTATTGGATGTTGTTCAAGGTTTTCTAACCTAACACTGAGTGGAGACTCCACAGAGAGGCCCAGTAAAGCACAGGCATCTCTGGTGAAGATGTTACAGATTTCAGCCCACTGATTTGTCTCCAGCAGACTACGGTACGGAGAGTTCTCAATGCCGTGACGCAGGTAAACCAGACTGCCCATCAGGATCTGGATATCTGCAGGGACAAAAATGTACAGgggtgaaaaataacaaaaaaacaaacaacagatatTAAGAGGTAGATCTCAAAATAATATTCATGTGTTTACCTCAAGAACACTGTCTTTCAAGGGTAAATACTTGTAAGtttaaataaacagtgaaacatgactCAAGTTAAGCATCTTGGTGAGTTTGTGTCAGGAATGTCACAAAGATGCCACTGCCTACCTCTCTGGTGCTGAGAGGCGAAAGGCTGGAAATGCCTGGCATACTGCAGGGCCTCCATTTGGTTGCCAATTCCCCCGCTGAGCAGGCTGATGAAGTACAAGCGGTGCAACTTGAACTCTAAACTGCTGTTCAGGTCCAAAAGGCGCTGCCGATTTGTCACCGCCCACCTAAAAAGGTACAGACACAGTCAAGTAAATTCCAGCGATGAACAGCCCAGGAGTTCTTCATCAGAATGTGTTCAAAAGCGACACCGCTGTCATGATCATAGGACCACTAATCTGAACATTTCTAAAGCGTAAAGTAGAGACATGGTAAAATTTTTTcaaccataaaaaaacattttcttgtacggcatttttactgtttcattGTATTAAAGTTTCTTCTACTTTCTTGAGGAAGTAAATTTGAACTTAAAATGGCTGAAATGTCTTTCTGTCTATTTTCTATCTCCACCAATGGGTGGAAATAGTCAAGTCAGTTTATTCTCTTCACAAGATGATGAATGAGCAGAtgcagaaaacagtaaaaagagaaaagaaaacatactcTAGTGCCGGTCTGAGGTCCTGCATCCTCAGAGCTTCGAGGATCCTGTTCAGCTCCAGGAAAGGCTGCTTCATACTCATATCTATAACTACACCAGACTCCTAGAAAACAGATGTGGGTATTTTGAGTTACTAAAAGTTATTCCCAATATTATCTTGACaaaaattataatattaatgttGCACTagatttacatttataaatttCAGAAAGAGTTATCTCAAAGCCATTCAGGTCCAAATGAAGGTTTCACAGTTGTTTACCTGACACAAATCCTCTGCAACACTGAGCATCCCTTGCCTGTACAGGTGCTCCACAATGGTTTCACTCAggtatttctgtctctctgcgGTGTCCCACACCGTCTCTGCCACCACAGCACTGATCTCTGCATCAAAATTCTGCAGAGAAGCAAACCGGAGGTGAAGTAGCTAATATGCCAAATGGACAATGCCACAGAAAGTTGCAGCCAGTTCTTACCCTGTCAATGGCTTTGCCCACTTTTGACACACTGCCATGGATGTCCTTATGTCGGGAGGCTAGCATCTGCACTGTTTCTTTAATATTCTTACAACACTGGGCCATAGTCTGAGATAGGACTGATAAGTCTGCATCTTGTACACCTGCAAAAGATAAAAAGTTTTCACTGTGCATGTCTACAATAATGTGTGCGATTAGATACGATAGAGCACTGATTAAGCATATAGAACAAAGTACTGCTTTCATTTCTGATGggatcaataaattaaaatgatcacaacAGTAAGTATAACCTACgataatatataatacatttcTCTTACCAAATGCGACTAGCTGTCCTCGGATCTCACAGACACTGCGCAGGAGCTCGTCAAGCCTCTCTTCAGACTGGTGGCCGTACATTACAAAGCGATGGAGCACTTTCTCCAGCTCCCGctccacacacgcacactgttCCATGATTCGGACTggaacactcacacacacaacagcaacacctgGATCAAAGggaaaaatcagaaaaaaaatacaggtcAAAGCCAGTTAATTATTAATGCAGTCCAAATAAAGCTggatttttttgggggggcgACTACAGATATTtaagagctttaaaaaaaaaaagagaaatcaataatgatatatctttttttttaaatgaatatacaacataaaaataattttcatcCTCATGATctattaaatttgtttttaaagaactGTGATCGTGATATGcactgagcaggacacagtttaaaaaaatgaactgcAATTTCTTTTGACTCATCAGCTAACACTGTTTCATATATTGGCCTGGTCTATTTATTAGTCACAAATGTTATTGTTTACATTGTCAGGGCCCACGTGTAGTTTGCAGTTGTGAGATGGCACAAATAGTGCTATAATGGGTTTAACACAAAAGAAAGTTCTAGGTATTTGGATTTTGGATCTCACTCCATGATTTCAGTGTCCAGTTGCCTGCAGTATAATTGACAATATTGATACAGTTTTGTCATCCACCTCTTTGTCACACAGCTGCCTCTAGAACAAGTCAGCCAAAGCTTGTGGTACAATGAAGGTTTACATGACATTTGACAGCTGGTAGGCGTTCCTCTTTGAACAAGACGAGAAAAGCAAATGCTGTCCCGATCAAAAGTTTGGCCTGTTGAAACACTGCTGACAACTAGCAAGGCCTCAACAGTATTAAAGGCAGACTGTGAGCTCTGCGGCCTGGTGTTTACTAACCTTAGTCGCCGCTAGCGTTTCAACTAAAGTATAATTTAATCATCAAGTAACAAAGAAAATACCGATCGGTGATAATGGTTGAGTAGCTATTTTGCTTTCAGACGTTACTTCTTTCTTATAAAAGGATGTGTACACTGTTGATACCCATCGTTTTGCTTTAACTGACCGCTTGTAAGCTGAATACAGAAAATGTCCACCTAACGTTAACACAAAGCTAACAAACATTACCGTAAGCTACACTTCGATTGTCATATTTTGTAGTTATTGATCCGGCACAATGAAACATATAAAGCGCCAGGAACAGTTAAccgtgtatgtatgtttgtcacGGTCATGTAGAAAAACTAACATAAACAAACGGTATCACAGTCTGTGGATAGCTACAAAAGCTCGCCATTGCTAACAGctagttagctaacgttagtttaTGTTAGCCAGCTGCTGACTGACAAGGCCCAAATAATTTCAGTACAGGATGACAACTCACCTTATTGTcgttattttgtattttttccaacACTTAAAGTATATGTCGCTGTTTAACTGAATTTTCTGAGATAAGTTTAAATATAAAACCACTCACCTATCTTAATTAGTTAGCAAACATTAGCGTTAGCCACTTGCCTGTTATGGCAACACTTCACCAGCAGTCGTACTGCGCATGCGGGTCTTCCTGTGTCGCATGCTGCGTTTACGGAGCACTTTACAATAAAGTCTTTTTTCTGCGACATCAAAGGCTAACAGCTAAATCTTCTTCTTTAGGTTTTATTGGCGGGTGGAAACCAGCTTGTaggcgcattaccgccacctcCTGGACTGGAATGTGGAATAGTAGATAGTCAAGTCAATGTCATTaaagcccaatatcacaaatcacaaatttgcatCAGGGGGCTTTGCAGTCTGTACAGTAATACAACATCCTTTGTCCTAAGACCCTCGAgttgaataaagaaaaaatccctaaaaaaccttttaacgagggaaaaaatggaataaacctcaggaagagcaacagtgGAGGGATCCCCCTCCCAGGACAGACAGATATGCAAtaaatgttgtgtgtacagaatagaacacaaattacagaaatgCAACATGGACAAACAGGCCGacaaaattataatggatttataacatatatgaagaatgtaATCAATAGGACGCAGAACAGCTTCTAGCAATAGGACCTGAGTGATGCGACCTCTGTCCCCATGGAGACCTTGGaggaggacagactacacaagcatacaggagagagagagacagggcaTCATGcacaaaggagagagagacaggacatcactgacacaggagagaaagagaaacaggacatcattcacagaggagagagagacaagacaTCATGcacacaagagagagagagagagagagacaggacgtcattcacacaggagagagagagagagtgacaggaCGTCATTcatgcaggagagagagagagagagacaggacgtCATTCacacaggaagaagagagagagacaggaggtgAGGCTGGAACTCCTGCAGGATGAGGAACCAGATCCAAAAACTCTGGAAATGCCACCAACAGCCAGGGAAAGGTAGGAAAGGTAAGATAGGCAGACAACaagagacaaaataaacaaaacaaaacaaagaaaaacctAAATTCTCTTTACTATACCGGTTTCTTTTAGGTACCTAATCAAAATACTATCACTTTCCATCCATAAAAACCTCCACCAGCAGCTTTCCTGTTACTCTGTTGTAAAGTTatcaaactttacatttcatatCCCTCATTTAACCCCTGCACTGGTTACTTTCTTATATTACATCAAAGTGGACTTAACATTTCACATTGTACATTGAATTCagcctccactgttacatcaatgaattatttattgcatgtcacatttaatttttgcacttGTCACCATTTCTTGGTCCATAGCaggtccatatttcctttgtccagtcaatatttcatttaaagttttacatCCCataaaactattactattccattctgtaaacagattttaaattttgaatttttcatttaattttagtactactttgtttatttcatcattattgAAACCTGAcatttgttctatttttattcttctatgttgcGTCTGTAGAATACTTGCATACTTAgctaataaacagattctgattctgatttccATGAGGCTCTTCCTAACAGATTCCCAAAGGTAAGATCAAGGTATTGGCTCCTTTAGTGCTGCTATTAGGTCCCTTCATTGCATATTGTAACTGTTACAGTCAAATATAGTCATGTTTAACTGTTTCTGGTTCATTACATTGAGTGCATGATCCAGTTTGGTGCTTACCTATCCTGTAAAGTGTTTGATATAGTCCGTTTTCCTCCTTTTGGTTCCTACCTGAGTTTCATTCATACCTAGCACAGTTTTGAATACTATAACATGTCTTCCAGTGTCATTGATGTCCCAATATTCTTGTCAGACTTTATGCATTTGCACCTTGATAAGAGTTTTGACCTCAGCCTTACTTAAAGGAATTTCTATATTGATTGTCTGTGATTTTAACGATTGCTTGGCTAATATGTCAGCTTCCTCATTGCCCTAAACACTTACATGAGTCTTccaaatgattttcattttaatcagaTTTCTCTCTGGCACACTGGAGCTTTGAGGCTGTCACAACTCATCCTTTAAAGGTTGGCACAAGATACCAATATTTTACTGTCATAGCAGGTCAAATAGagctaattataactattctataTCTTCTGATAGTTTTAATTGTAAcaatacatcatatttattGAGCCGATCTTATGTTCTGTATGTTAAGTCTGCAGAGTAGTGTAAGTGTTGTCAAATATATATGTTGGTataaaaattataatatttccctctgagatgtagaGGGGTAAAattataaagtagcataaaatagaaGTATTCAAtttaagtacctcaaaattatccatttaattttgaattttaaaaaataagtataGCTAATATTAGAAATGTGGCTGGTATAAAGCTTGGCCATGCAGAGTTAATTACATCCTAAAAGAGCAACTAGGTCAGTTCAAAAAAGATAGATTTGAAATGTGATCTTATGTTTATATTCTTACTGTTTGTCCTACTTAAATAGACTAAACCATCATGAGACTGGACCCTTCTTTAGCATCATATCCCTCAGATAGAACCCTGGCAGAGAAATTAGctgtaattaattttaaaaaaagtaagtCATGTTTATTTATCTTCATATATAAGGAAATGCTGTGCTAGACAATATTTGACATTTGCTCAATATGTGCACACGGAGCATCAGCCTCTGTGCCAAGTACTTTGATTTGGAAGGTTATTATGCATTTAATAATCatgataataactttatttgtatagcacctttcctACAAAAATgcaactcaaagtgctttacaacaaaagaagttacatgcaccaagtgcttcatatcaaaaaaagacataaaatgaacataaaaacatgtaaatgtacatttttgatAATATCACTaaacataagataaaataaagtgaaaatacaatacatagaaTGTGTACTTCAGTGGCGGTAATTTGAGAATTAATAAGCAAAAACTCAGAAGGTGTTTCGCTTTGTGTACACAATCTGTAAATCGGTACTTAGGTTTTTGAAGCCATAAGCATGACAGAACCTCCCTTTTcccaacagacacagactcacTACCAGTCTTTACTGACtgaaataagcctctttcagcttaCCCCAGAACGTCTTCCCATGGGGTTAACCTCATTGTGGGTCTTATCTGTGTCAGGCGCAACCCAAAGTCACCCTGGGAAAAACCACCCTGGCGCTGTGGGggttaaaaacacacaccacagtctgtctctcacctACCAACCACTGACCTCATTTGTCTGCTTATAGATGCCCACGCAGCTGATTGTTTACGCATGGCTTATTGGTGTGTTGCATTGCTGAGGAGGGTGAGAGTAGGTGAGGTCTGTGGACTTGAGCAGGCTGGTGTGACTAATCTATCAGTGATGTGGACTAAAGCTCGCCATTGCTGAGGTGCTCATCATTCTTTCCTTCTGAGTCCTCCTCCAGTCTGCTGTGCTGCCATAACCACAGAGGGTAAAATTTATCAGCACTTCTGTGCACTTTGGTTCACGCTATCTCAAAACCAGCACACAATcatatacatattcatacatgCATGTTGTCCTCTCCAAGCTTTTtcaaatttactgttttatagttttattccATATTTCCCAAGtgatatatgtatgtatttataacACATAATGAAATGGTGTATTGCAGTTTACTGTATGAGTTCAAACCATATCATCCATCCCCTCTTTAGTACCTGTTAAGAATTTAAACGGATGATGTAGGTCATGCTGCTCAAGCATCCGGTGAAATATGAACAGGGTATTTCTGAAAGGGGATCTGGAGACTATAAACACTAGTCTATAAACGCTAATGGATTTATACAGAATTATTGGTGGAAAAACGATGTACAGCTATTGTATAGCTCTGTGAGTGAAGCCATATTGCTCTAACTCAACAAAGGTCAAGGACTTGGCTCCAATTTTGGCAAGCCACACTAAAATGTGTGCTCTTGTGGCAATGTATAACACTTCAGAGAGAGGAGTGGACCGAATAACATATGTATAATGCCATACATAAAATAGCTTGTTGACTTTCCAGTGTTGAGTGAGATCTTTCAACCCCTTGATACTCCAGATATGATATACCCTCAGTCAAAGCCTTATGTGCAACATTCAGTCAGGGCTGCAATCAAAGATTTTCCATTGGCTTGCCTCGTATGACTTAATGACTGAGAATGAACGGTAATCTCTTGAGGTATTAGGATAGGGACAGAGGGCTTATCCAAACTCACTACCATCAAACACGCCCAGGCATCCTCATGTGACTCAGAAGGTACTGCTCCCATAGCAACAGtaatacatacaataaaatgCACAGTCCCTTTTGTTTGGTCATTTTAATGGAACACTTAGTGTTATCATACAATCCATAAGactaaatgtgaataaatataaGAAATCCTTATTGGCTATAGTCCTGTAACATAAAATATCCTGGCATTAACAGAAAAACGTGAGTTAGAACATGTGAGTACGCCTTACTGATGTTATGCAAGTGTTGTTAGTGAACATGCAGCGCAGAAGAGTTCTGCATGTGAGCTGTCAAAGTCGGATGGTATGCATCAACCTTTGACCTGTTGTCCCCCAGCTAGACCTTagcatgcgtgcacacacactcacgtacACACCCAcgcacatacaaacatacattaaCTACAACTTGAATGTTAAGTATAACCTCATAAATAGTAGTCAAGTGGACAATGTGTGGGCTTTACAATGAGCTCTGTTTACCCCATTCTTTCCTCCAGCGTGCCCAGGCAAACAGCTAAAGCTATGGCTATCTGGCCCTGATAGTATGGGTCTATATATAGAGGAGCCCTGTGACTGAGCTGGCTCTAAGTGTCAGATTCCAGGCGCACTCGTTCGTCCTGGCCGGATCAGCACCTGCTGCTAACTATAAACTCACCCAACCCCTGCACTGCACCCCAACTCAGCTCTCACAGGAAAGCCAATGCCCAACCAAAGCTCATcctggagaagaaaaaagatccAGGTTAGACTCAGTAAGCGCTTTCCCCGAGGCCAGGTCAGAGGGGAGGGGCAGAAATAGAGATGGGAGCATTAGAGGATGTAATGTGTCTGAGTGAGATACCCctctttactttttctgttCAAGTCTGATACATGGCAGTGCCTTCGATATTCTGAAGTTGTCTAGCCAGTGTGGCTCTGCCAGACTGAGCTGTACAGAGCTGCTCGTCCTGGATTCGGGAGTTCTTATAGGCTTGGCGTGTACTGTGGATTTATGAGACAGTTTGCTGGATGAGGGGCAGATATTGCAACACAAGGGAACTTAATGCCCTTGGGAAAGCCTCATCATTGGCCAAAGGTACAGTACCAatcattctgtatttttctcctCGTACTGGGAGTGGGCGCTCTTTCTCTTGTCAGTCCTACAGCAAGGCAATATGGGAAGTTTAGATAAAGGGTATGTATTTGGCAGAGCTAATCTAAATATTGTCACATTCCATATATCTAAATCTAATAATTGTCAGTCTTTTAATTCAAAATAAGCTGCACTTCATATGTAATGTGTTGATGAAAACTTGTGAGCTACACGTTCAGACACCAAATTTCTGGAATGCAaccaaacattttctgtcaactttaagtgaatgtttcatatttatgtatattttgttgtgttacTTTCAAGTTGCTTGCTAGTGCTTTTTAAGGCATAATGATGGAGTTACATTTATGCTCCCAGCCTAAATGGAGGTTTACAATATCTTATTGTACTGTAGGTTTTCTCAAAACATTTGagatttaaaagataaattTGCTGTTGGCaaatcaacaaaacagaaaaatgtatgCTTTAGCCTCTATATTTTCTATTAATACGCTTTTGCCTCTCAATGATACTCATGAAATGTTACTGGTGATATAAATGAATGAGCTACACACAATCCACGTGACCATATCTTGTTTCCAGTCCAGGAACAGAGCCCAGAGCAGACTAGAAGAACAGACTGGACTGGCCAAAGTGAGAATTTGGAGCTTGTAAACTAGCGATGGACAGCTGGACTCTCCAGGGGGACAGCTACTCCTTCCTGCGCAGTGCGCCCCGCAACTTTTCTCTGTGCCATCGTGACGGCACCCCCAACCACGTTGAAATATTCGATATCATCAACGTTCCTAGTCAGCGCAGTGTCATCTCTGAGACCACCTGCCTGTGTGACATTTTTGGGGACGACTGTGAGTCACCCTCCCACTCAAGCAGCCCTGCTGTAGGGGCCTTTGTCCCTTCCCAGAGGGGGGTGGACGGGACAGCTGCTGCATCACCCCTGGTGGATGATCTGAACGAGTCATCAGGCTCTTACCACAGCGCCCAGGGCTCcagtgaaggagaggagggttTTGAAGACACAACAGAAAGGCTTTACAGCCCCACGTTGCAGAGCGAGTCTTCAGAGAGGAGGCAATCAGAGGGAGAGGGCCTGAGCTCAGGGCATCCAGAACTTTCTAAGGATAGTAGCCCAAATTTAGaatcaaaaaacaaatcacCAGTACCTCAGCTTAGTGCAGCTAGCCCATCATCTGAA from Thunnus thynnus chromosome 9, fThuThy2.1, whole genome shotgun sequence encodes the following:
- the rmnd5b gene encoding E3 ubiquitin-protein transferase RMND5B, whose amino-acid sequence is MEQCACVERELEKVLHRFVMYGHQSEERLDELLRSVCEIRGQLVAFGVQDADLSVLSQTMAQCCKNIKETVQMLASRHKDIHGSVSKVGKAIDRNFDAEISAVVAETVWDTAERQKYLSETIVEHLYRQGMLSVAEDLCQESGVVIDMSMKQPFLELNRILEALRMQDLRPALEWAVTNRQRLLDLNSSLEFKLHRLYFISLLSGGIGNQMEALQYARHFQPFASQHQRDIQILMGSLVYLRHGIENSPYRSLLETNQWAEICNIFTRDACALLGLSVESPLSVSFASGCMALPVLMNIKQVIEQRQCSGVWTHKDELPIEIDLGKKCWYHSVFACPILRQQTSESNPPMKLICGHVISRDALNKLTNAGKLKCPYCPMEQNPSHAKQIYF